The following are from one region of the Stigmatella ashevillena genome:
- a CDS encoding acyl carrier protein — MLNQVPSKHEIQALIEQHIRQILEEKVAHDSKLPEIGLESRLGAELGLSSLDLAQLVATLEMRLKADPFQELVPITSVRTVADLCGAYEKFFSGDTSDQGQMDALLESKRRAEARRNNSRS, encoded by the coding sequence ATGCTGAATCAGGTTCCGAGCAAGCACGAGATCCAGGCGCTCATCGAACAGCACATCCGCCAGATTCTCGAGGAAAAGGTCGCTCACGACAGCAAGCTGCCCGAGATTGGCCTGGAGAGCCGACTCGGTGCCGAGCTGGGACTCTCATCCCTCGATCTGGCGCAGCTCGTGGCCACGCTCGAGATGCGCCTGAAGGCCGACCCTTTCCAGGAGCTGGTGCCCATCACCAGCGTCCGCACCGTGGCCGACCTGTGCGGCGCCTACGAGAAGTTCTTCTCCGGCGACACGAGCGACCAGGGCCAGATGGACGCGCTGCTCGAGAGCAAGCGCCGCGCCGAAGCCCGGCGCAACAACAGCCGGTCTTGA
- a CDS encoding AfsA-related hotdog domain-containing protein — MLTFDSHPSFSAKTVHPEPDNVTTEGAGASLLALPPKSLGRDTPQVLHVVGDKFVTFADENPGVMTVSNLETLLEKNEVHRPHALIVGQGVSLERLSLLEERIQHSAARPLVTIQEARIRDRCPGKYTHKHFNHNTIITMPFKDEAADLYRCHLVLDDACAEMGDHVTGHHLQGVVFFEASRQMLLAATERFWLEQLGRPYYFVLNEYNITYHTFGFPLPTDITMKVLAERGDTRQSGSVFLDIKVEFFQVGVPITECVIKYAAFDKALLSAREGLLSRMALVKHSPSLSPIHEADA; from the coding sequence ATGCTCACATTCGATTCACACCCTTCTTTCTCAGCCAAAACGGTTCATCCGGAGCCGGACAACGTCACAACAGAGGGCGCTGGCGCCAGCCTGCTTGCTCTCCCGCCGAAGTCGCTCGGCCGGGATACGCCGCAGGTGCTTCACGTGGTGGGTGACAAGTTCGTCACCTTTGCCGACGAGAACCCGGGCGTGATGACCGTCTCCAACCTCGAGACGCTGCTGGAGAAGAACGAGGTCCACCGGCCGCACGCCCTCATCGTGGGACAGGGCGTGTCCCTGGAGCGCCTGAGCTTGCTCGAGGAGCGCATCCAGCACAGCGCGGCGCGCCCCCTGGTCACCATCCAGGAGGCCCGCATCCGCGACCGGTGCCCGGGCAAGTACACTCACAAGCACTTCAATCACAACACCATCATCACCATGCCGTTCAAGGACGAGGCAGCGGACCTGTACCGCTGCCACCTGGTGCTGGACGATGCCTGCGCGGAGATGGGCGACCACGTCACGGGTCACCACCTCCAGGGCGTGGTGTTCTTCGAGGCGTCGCGGCAGATGCTGCTGGCCGCGACCGAGCGCTTCTGGCTGGAGCAGCTCGGCCGCCCCTATTACTTCGTGCTCAACGAGTACAACATCACGTACCACACGTTCGGCTTTCCCCTGCCGACCGACATCACGATGAAGGTGTTGGCGGAGCGGGGTGACACGCGCCAGTCGGGGTCGGTGTTCCTCGACATCAAGGTCGAGTTCTTTCAGGTCGGCGTGCCCATCACCGAGTGCGTCATCAAGTACGCGGCCTTCGACAAGGCCCTGTTGAGCGCGCGTGAGGGACTTCTGTCTCGCATGGCGCTCGTGAAGCACTCCCCCAGCCTTTCGCCCATCCACGAAGCCGACGCCTGA
- a CDS encoding SDR family NAD(P)-dependent oxidoreductase, with amino-acid sequence MSTHTESRSKVVIVSGGSRGLGQALVTGCLERGYTVATFSRSESPFIKTLTHQDPEHKRFLWEPVNATDPSALKAFVNRVASAYGRVDALVNNAGVGIDGILPTMRASQIEQGIDLNLKASIYLIQACSKQMLQHASGSIINISSVNAVRGHSGVAVYSATKAALDGLTRSLARELGPKHIRVNSVAPGYFESEMVADLTPEARQRIIRRTPLGRLGTADDMAHVVLFLLSPDASFITGQTIIVDGGITC; translated from the coding sequence GTGTCTACACACACAGAGAGCCGTTCCAAAGTCGTCATCGTCAGTGGAGGCAGCCGTGGGCTGGGCCAGGCGCTCGTCACCGGCTGTCTGGAGCGGGGCTACACCGTGGCCACGTTCAGTCGCTCGGAGAGTCCCTTCATCAAGACGCTCACCCACCAGGATCCCGAGCACAAGCGCTTCCTCTGGGAGCCGGTGAATGCGACCGACCCCTCCGCGCTCAAGGCGTTCGTGAACAGGGTGGCGTCGGCCTATGGGCGGGTGGACGCGCTGGTCAACAACGCGGGCGTGGGCATTGACGGCATTCTTCCCACGATGCGTGCCTCGCAAATCGAGCAGGGCATCGACCTGAACCTCAAGGCCAGCATCTACCTCATCCAGGCGTGCTCGAAGCAGATGCTGCAACACGCGTCGGGCTCCATCATCAACATCTCCTCGGTCAACGCGGTACGCGGCCACTCGGGTGTCGCCGTCTACAGCGCGACGAAGGCAGCGCTCGACGGCCTGACGCGGAGCCTGGCCCGCGAGCTGGGGCCAAAGCACATCCGCGTGAACTCCGTGGCACCGGGCTACTTCGAGAGCGAGATGGTGGCCGACCTCACGCCCGAAGCCCGGCAGCGCATCATCCGCCGCACACCTCTGGGCCGCCTGGGCACGGCCGACGACATGGCCCATGTCGTCCTGTTTCTCTTGTCACCCGATGCTTCTTTCATCACGGGTCAAACCATCATCGTCGACGGGGGTATCACATGCTGA
- a CDS encoding aldo/keto reductase encodes MIETRNTVSLGTLGKRTVPRVGLGCMGMSEFYGPSDDAENLRVLSRAIELGYVHFDTSDMYGNGANERLLGRFVKTVPREKVFLATKFGIVRDADGGMTRGLDGRPEYVREACDRSLERLGLEYVDLYYMHRRDESVPIEETVEAMAELVAAGKVRTLGLSEVSVETLRRAHKVHPIAAIQTEYSLLSREPEAELLLTCKELGVAFVAYSPLSRGLLTTTLKPDDVQKGGDARPFLPRFAGDNFNRNLALVEKLKAFATEKKCTPSQIALAWVLARGEHIHIIPGTRREKYLIENFGAGSVHLSTAEVDRITRAIDVGQVVGARYPEAAMQGIGR; translated from the coding sequence ATGATTGAAACTCGAAACACCGTGTCGTTGGGAACCCTGGGCAAGCGGACCGTGCCGAGGGTGGGGCTTGGCTGCATGGGCATGAGTGAGTTCTATGGGCCGTCGGACGATGCCGAGAACCTTCGAGTCCTGTCCCGGGCCATCGAGCTGGGATACGTGCACTTCGACACGTCCGACATGTACGGGAACGGCGCCAACGAGCGCCTGCTCGGGCGCTTCGTGAAGACCGTGCCGCGCGAGAAGGTGTTCCTGGCCACCAAGTTTGGCATCGTGCGCGACGCGGACGGAGGCATGACTCGCGGCCTGGACGGGCGCCCCGAGTACGTACGCGAGGCCTGCGACCGGAGCCTGGAGCGGCTGGGCTTGGAGTACGTCGACCTCTACTACATGCATCGGAGGGACGAGTCGGTGCCCATCGAGGAGACGGTGGAGGCCATGGCCGAGCTGGTGGCGGCCGGCAAGGTCCGGACGCTCGGGCTGTCCGAGGTCAGCGTGGAGACGCTGCGGCGGGCGCACAAGGTCCACCCGATTGCCGCTATTCAGACCGAGTACTCGCTCCTGTCGCGAGAGCCGGAGGCCGAGCTGCTGCTCACGTGCAAGGAACTCGGGGTGGCCTTCGTGGCGTACAGTCCGTTGAGCCGGGGCCTGCTCACCACGACCCTCAAACCCGACGACGTCCAGAAGGGTGGGGATGCCCGGCCGTTCCTGCCGCGCTTCGCCGGGGACAACTTCAACCGCAACCTCGCTCTGGTGGAGAAGCTCAAGGCGTTCGCGACCGAGAAAAAGTGCACTCCGTCACAGATTGCCCTCGCCTGGGTGCTCGCGCGTGGGGAGCACATCCACATCATTCCCGGCACCCGCAGGGAGAAGTATTTGATTGAAAACTTCGGCGCGGGCTCTGTCCACCTCAGCACCGCCGAGGTCGACCGCATCACCCGTGCCATCGACGTGGGACAGGTCGTGGGCGCACGCTACCCGGAAGCGGCGATGCAGGGCATTGGCCGCTAA
- a CDS encoding putative quinol monooxygenase, whose translation MTDERLEMTALISAKPGKEAELKAALREVVAETVKEPGCVMFQVLEDLENPGKFVLWEIFKSQEALREHISKDYTRAYFATGFIERTHVMKLKSL comes from the coding sequence ATGACAGACGAACGACTGGAGATGACGGCGCTCATCAGCGCGAAGCCCGGCAAGGAAGCCGAACTCAAGGCCGCGCTGCGAGAGGTGGTGGCAGAGACTGTCAAAGAGCCTGGCTGCGTCATGTTCCAGGTGCTCGAGGACCTGGAGAACCCTGGCAAGTTCGTGCTGTGGGAAATCTTCAAGAGCCAGGAAGCGCTGCGGGAGCACATCAGCAAGGACTACACGAGGGCCTACTTCGCGACGGGGTTCATCGAGCGGACCCACGTCATGAAGCTCAAGAGCCTTTGA
- a CDS encoding HAD family hydrolase yields the protein MSNKYIVFSDVDETLIRFKSMITFMDYFLYKTPYAATPGAEEKRTEFQAINEANTPTADRVALNRRFYAMFAGISQAELRERARTWMKDILARGELFVRSAYSEQQEHRKRGAELVLVSGSFEDILNPICEHVGADRLICSELEVKDGVYTGKLLQQVIGDGKWDAISRYIDGRGITLASCFAYGDHVSDLCFMEKVGNPVVVGDSPGMLEVARKRQWRVLTEEEP from the coding sequence ATGAGCAACAAGTACATCGTGTTCTCGGATGTCGATGAAACGCTGATCCGCTTCAAGAGCATGATCACGTTCATGGACTACTTCCTGTACAAGACGCCCTACGCGGCAACGCCCGGCGCGGAGGAGAAGCGCACGGAGTTTCAGGCCATCAACGAGGCCAACACGCCCACCGCGGACCGGGTGGCGCTCAACAGGCGTTTCTACGCGATGTTCGCGGGCATCTCCCAGGCGGAGCTGCGGGAGAGGGCCAGGACGTGGATGAAGGACATTCTGGCGCGTGGTGAATTGTTTGTCCGGTCCGCGTACTCCGAGCAGCAGGAGCACCGGAAGCGTGGCGCGGAGCTCGTGCTCGTCTCCGGGTCGTTCGAGGACATCCTCAACCCCATCTGCGAGCACGTGGGCGCGGACCGGCTCATCTGCTCCGAGCTGGAGGTCAAGGACGGCGTCTACACGGGCAAGCTGCTGCAACAGGTGATTGGGGATGGCAAGTGGGACGCCATCTCCCGCTACATCGACGGGCGCGGCATCACGCTGGCCTCCTGCTTCGCGTACGGCGACCACGTCTCCGACCTCTGTTTCATGGAGAAGGTCGGAAACCCCGTCGTTGTGGGGGACTCCCCGGGAATGCTTGAGGTTGCCCGGAAGCGCCAATGGCGCGTGCTGACGGAAGAGGAACCATGA
- a CDS encoding long-chain fatty acid--CoA ligase: MAEIQWVLERLESHGTQPALLWDDGEVTYAALVRRVKGWLAELKARSLEPGQTVALKGDYNPETCALLIALVLNRNIAVPLAPTVKTLKEFLEIAECDALFEFDGTKLLGVTRLTPATQHPLNAQIRSRGAPGLILFSSGSTGKSKASLLDFEKLLRKLQKTRTGSRTLSFLLLDHIGGINTLFHVLTSGGAVVPLRERSPQAVCGAIAKHRVQLLPTTPTFLNLMLMSEAYRQHDLSSLEMITYGTEPMPTATLKHLHEVFPNIKLKQTYGLSELGILQTKSKDDASLWVKVGGDGYEVKVVDNILWIRAESAMLGYLNAPSPFTEDGWFVTGDAVEVDGEYLRILGRKSELINVGGEKVYPAEVESVLLQLPNVADVTVVGRPSPITGQVVMARVVLREAEDPVVLTKRLRQFCRDRLATYKIPVAVEVVEGQLHGDRFKKARAG; this comes from the coding sequence ATGGCTGAGATACAATGGGTGTTGGAGCGCCTGGAGTCTCACGGCACGCAGCCTGCGTTGCTTTGGGACGATGGCGAGGTGACGTACGCCGCGCTCGTGCGGCGGGTGAAGGGCTGGCTCGCCGAATTGAAGGCGCGCTCGCTAGAGCCGGGTCAGACGGTGGCGCTGAAGGGGGACTACAACCCCGAGACCTGCGCCCTGCTCATCGCCCTGGTGCTGAACCGCAACATCGCGGTGCCGCTCGCTCCGACGGTCAAGACACTGAAGGAGTTCCTGGAGATCGCCGAGTGCGACGCGCTGTTCGAGTTCGACGGCACGAAGTTGCTCGGGGTGACGCGGCTCACGCCCGCGACGCAGCATCCATTGAACGCGCAGATCAGGAGTCGGGGCGCTCCGGGCCTCATCCTGTTCAGCTCCGGCTCAACGGGGAAGAGCAAGGCGTCACTGCTCGACTTCGAAAAGCTGCTCCGGAAGCTCCAGAAGACGCGCACCGGGTCGCGAACCCTGAGCTTCCTGCTGCTCGATCACATCGGCGGCATCAACACTCTATTTCACGTGCTGACGTCAGGCGGGGCCGTCGTCCCACTGCGCGAGCGCTCGCCGCAGGCGGTCTGCGGCGCCATCGCCAAGCATCGAGTCCAGCTTTTGCCCACCACACCCACATTCCTGAACCTGATGCTCATGTCGGAGGCGTACCGCCAGCACGACCTGTCGTCGCTGGAGATGATCACCTACGGCACGGAGCCCATGCCGACCGCCACCCTCAAGCACCTCCACGAGGTGTTCCCGAACATCAAGCTCAAGCAGACCTACGGGCTGTCGGAGCTGGGCATCCTTCAGACAAAGTCGAAGGACGACGCGTCGCTCTGGGTGAAGGTGGGCGGTGACGGCTACGAGGTGAAGGTCGTCGACAACATCCTGTGGATTCGTGCCGAGTCGGCGATGCTCGGCTACCTGAACGCACCCTCCCCTTTCACCGAGGACGGCTGGTTCGTCACCGGCGACGCGGTGGAGGTGGATGGCGAGTACCTGCGCATCCTCGGCCGCAAGTCGGAGCTCATCAACGTGGGCGGTGAGAAGGTCTATCCCGCCGAGGTGGAGAGTGTCCTCCTCCAGCTCCCCAACGTGGCGGATGTGACGGTGGTGGGCCGACCGAGCCCCATTACCGGTCAAGTCGTGATGGCGCGGGTCGTGCTGCGCGAGGCCGAGGATCCGGTGGTGCTCACGAAGCGGCTGCGCCAGTTCTGCCGGGATCGCCTCGCGACCTACAAGATTCCCGTGGCGGTCGAGGTGGTCGAGGGCCAGCTCCACGGGGACCGTTTCAAGAAGGCTCGGGCGGGCTGA
- a CDS encoding MFS transporter produces the protein MTTDKNTQWAALTPCAAIMVALGSLVMVQPIFQNIGTDFGIETTAVRVSFSYCSLAYAVAFFLLGPLTDRVSLTRMAMLSALGLAGSVAVCGLAPNFTIFNVGMCLMGAFAAGLVSPMFPYMARIAPPGKSGAYLGLCLSATVTGLIVGRTVLGILTGHFGWRHAMVGYGVPAVLLAVALFRARVLLPLPGEKPSLAGQYARTLKLLTMPHIIRRYLAGFLLFFAYLGTLTILTFYLVNPPFRLTVGQIGWLSLAGVGGAVIAPKAGALAQTYGVSRVVRAGVVMVLAAFGIMLVFQNVFAVMFGVLVLYTGVYACQPAVFYDVTTAILPQQMGAASSLYLLSCLSGGSLGSYALGPVWQRWGWTGVMAAAGAATLGTLVLGALGSPRKLGASPVNHGAGLTGERR, from the coding sequence ATGACCACCGACAAGAACACGCAGTGGGCGGCCCTGACGCCCTGCGCGGCCATCATGGTCGCGCTGGGCTCCCTGGTGATGGTTCAACCCATCTTCCAGAACATCGGGACGGACTTTGGGATTGAGACCACCGCGGTTCGCGTCTCGTTCAGCTACTGTAGCCTGGCGTACGCCGTCGCGTTCTTCCTGCTCGGGCCGCTCACGGACCGGGTGAGCCTCACCCGCATGGCCATGCTCAGCGCGCTCGGTCTGGCGGGGAGCGTCGCCGTGTGTGGGCTGGCGCCGAACTTCACGATCTTCAATGTCGGTATGTGCCTCATGGGGGCGTTCGCCGCGGGACTGGTCAGCCCCATGTTCCCGTACATGGCGCGGATTGCGCCCCCGGGGAAGTCGGGCGCCTACCTGGGGTTGTGCCTGAGCGCTACCGTCACCGGGTTGATTGTCGGCCGCACGGTGCTCGGCATCCTCACCGGCCATTTCGGCTGGCGTCATGCCATGGTCGGCTACGGCGTGCCGGCTGTGCTGCTGGCGGTCGCGTTGTTCCGCGCGCGCGTCCTGCTCCCCCTTCCCGGCGAGAAGCCCTCACTGGCGGGGCAGTACGCGCGGACGCTGAAGCTGTTGACCATGCCGCACATCATCCGCCGCTACCTGGCGGGGTTCCTGCTGTTCTTCGCCTATTTGGGCACGCTGACCATCCTCACGTTCTACCTCGTCAACCCGCCGTTCCGCCTGACGGTGGGGCAGATTGGCTGGCTCAGCCTGGCCGGCGTTGGCGGCGCCGTGATTGCCCCCAAGGCGGGAGCGCTGGCGCAGACCTACGGCGTCAGCCGGGTGGTGCGCGCGGGCGTGGTCATGGTGCTCGCCGCGTTCGGCATCATGCTGGTGTTCCAGAATGTCTTCGCGGTGATGTTCGGCGTGCTGGTGCTCTACACCGGCGTGTACGCCTGCCAGCCCGCGGTGTTCTACGACGTCACCACCGCCATCCTGCCGCAGCAGATGGGAGCGGCCTCGTCGCTCTATCTGCTGAGCTGCCTGTCCGGTGGCAGCCTCGGCAGCTATGCGCTCGGTCCAGTCTGGCAGCGCTGGGGCTGGACGGGCGTCATGGCCGCTGCTGGAGCCGCGACGCTCGGCACACTCGTGCTAGGCGCACTCGGTTCCCCTCGGAAGCTCGGAGCAAGTCCCGTCAATCACGGCGCCGGACTCACAGGAGAGAGACGATGA